A region from the Halomarina litorea genome encodes:
- a CDS encoding HAD family hydrolase, translating into MQTALLFDLDLTLVEYDPAIPGIFATTCESLDLPADESTLARFGKRVGARFTAFRGDPFAAAVRELANEFGWSVRPERFAARLKRAELDAMYVSEGVHDALGTLAADHPIAVVTNGYGPVQRRKLDYAGLSRFVDVVVTPTEVGVGKPDPRLLRAGADALPADRYVVVGDSVRGDLDPACELGFECVLVGNADDRAVARLDGPSDLHRLSGLLD; encoded by the coding sequence GTGCAGACGGCCCTCCTCTTCGACCTCGACCTGACGCTGGTCGAGTACGACCCCGCAATCCCCGGCATCTTCGCCACGACGTGCGAGAGCCTCGACCTGCCGGCCGACGAATCGACGCTGGCGCGTTTCGGGAAACGCGTCGGCGCTCGGTTCACCGCGTTCCGAGGCGACCCCTTCGCCGCCGCGGTCCGCGAACTCGCCAACGAGTTCGGGTGGTCGGTCCGCCCCGAACGCTTCGCCGCGCGCCTGAAGCGGGCGGAACTCGACGCGATGTACGTCTCCGAGGGCGTCCACGACGCACTGGGGACGCTCGCCGCGGACCACCCAATAGCGGTCGTCACCAACGGCTACGGCCCGGTTCAGCGCCGAAAGCTCGACTACGCGGGCCTCTCGCGGTTCGTTGACGTGGTCGTCACGCCCACGGAAGTCGGCGTCGGAAAGCCCGACCCGCGACTGCTCCGAGCGGGGGCCGACGCCCTCCCCGCGGACCGGTACGTCGTCGTGGGTGACAGCGTCCGCGGTGACCTCGACCCCGCCTGCGAACTCGGCTTCGAGTGCGTCCTCGTCGGGAACGCCGACGACCGGGCGGTGGCCCGTCTCGACGGTCCCTCCGACCTCCACCGTCTGTCCGGCCTGCTCGACTGA
- a CDS encoding HPP family protein, translating to MCGRRVREAFRRLRRIERREVREFRVWLEHTRNLVHLSVLLFVPLLIALVTAISNAVPAFSFLLFPPLASGTYTLFANPSGRYSSPTRFVAGLTVGAACGWVAFEVGRAFSPVAPMSVDVAGAALSVFLTAVVTWGFDIEEPAAFSSALLVLVADIPGDAPQPFGVSGRSIYVLSIAASSALIAAAFVLWRRKFYRERARYLYQSTKGDDHVLVPLRGPDPDETAMLAARLAAAHDAGKVVLMDLVSEETIDEASRVAEGRTDPDGEAVASDGGIPSDAGGDVETVDEAEREAAAIVADDLESRAAAIRSKVGVPCEVVVATEGANPADTVVRTAHETNCDLIAAAYETEDDHLSGFLRALFGGDVDVVVHRSSGGRQRWKRVLVPVRKAGDTAHEMVDFATRLAGRTGRVAVCHCIDSESRRRDAEGMLADIVETVSAACETRVSRQDIADFLDSNAPSYDLVIIGSSGDRTAASRFISRPTFERVQNLECDVVILDRNYRG from the coding sequence ATGTGCGGCAGGCGGGTGCGCGAGGCGTTCAGGCGACTCCGTCGCATCGAGCGACGCGAGGTGCGGGAGTTCCGCGTGTGGCTCGAACACACGCGCAACCTCGTCCACCTCTCGGTCCTGCTGTTCGTCCCGCTGCTCATCGCGCTGGTGACGGCCATCTCGAACGCCGTCCCCGCGTTCTCGTTCCTGCTGTTCCCGCCGCTCGCCTCCGGTACCTACACCCTCTTCGCCAACCCGTCGGGGCGCTACTCCTCGCCGACGCGGTTCGTCGCGGGCCTCACCGTCGGGGCGGCCTGTGGTTGGGTCGCCTTCGAGGTGGGGCGGGCGTTCTCCCCCGTCGCGCCGATGAGCGTCGACGTGGCGGGGGCAGCCCTGTCGGTGTTCCTCACCGCCGTCGTCACCTGGGGATTCGACATCGAGGAACCGGCGGCGTTCTCCAGCGCACTGCTGGTCCTCGTCGCCGACATCCCCGGGGACGCCCCCCAACCGTTCGGCGTGTCGGGACGCTCCATCTACGTGCTCAGCATCGCGGCGTCGAGCGCCCTCATCGCGGCGGCGTTCGTCCTCTGGCGTCGGAAGTTCTACCGGGAGCGCGCCCGCTACCTCTACCAGTCGACGAAGGGCGACGACCACGTCCTCGTCCCGTTGCGCGGCCCCGATCCGGACGAGACGGCGATGCTCGCCGCCCGCCTCGCGGCGGCCCACGACGCGGGGAAGGTGGTCCTCATGGACCTCGTGAGCGAGGAGACCATCGACGAGGCGAGTCGGGTGGCCGAGGGCCGGACGGACCCGGACGGCGAGGCGGTCGCGTCGGACGGCGGCATCCCGTCCGACGCGGGGGGCGACGTGGAGACGGTCGACGAGGCCGAACGGGAGGCGGCCGCCATCGTCGCCGACGACCTCGAGTCGCGGGCGGCGGCCATCCGGTCGAAGGTGGGCGTCCCCTGCGAGGTGGTCGTCGCCACCGAGGGGGCGAACCCCGCGGACACCGTCGTCAGGACCGCCCACGAGACCAACTGCGACCTCATCGCGGCCGCCTACGAGACCGAGGACGACCACCTCTCGGGGTTCCTCCGGGCACTGTTCGGGGGGGACGTCGACGTGGTCGTCCACCGCTCCAGCGGCGGCCGCCAGCGCTGGAAGCGCGTTCTCGTCCCCGTCCGGAAGGCGGGCGACACCGCCCACGAGATGGTGGACTTCGCCACCCGTCTGGCCGGACGCACCGGTCGGGTCGCGGTCTGTCACTGCATCGACAGCGAGTCCCGCCGCCGGGACGCCGAGGGGATGCTGGCGGACATCGTCGAGACGGTCAGCGCCGCCTGCGAGACGCGCGTCTCCCGGCAGGACATCGCGGACTTCCTCGATTCGAACGCGCCGAGTTACGACCTCGTCATCATCGGTTCGAGCGGCGACCGGACCGCCGCCTCGCGGTTCATCTCCCGCCCCACCTTCGAGCGCGTCCAGAACCTCGAGTGCGACGTGGTCATCCTCGACCGGAACTACCGGGGCTGA
- a CDS encoding TrkA C-terminal domain-containing protein, whose product MASFPLELVYGLYLGLLTGVIPALVSWVLGFVVRYLTGVTIPGFGVVVLGLAIAGVNGGLLALSDPTVIGSVGTGVPVIVGIVVIVMMSLYAHAKGDAMGASFPKRVSLRSIRERTLSADVVDLVGGRGEVTVRVTGDVGDIEGYPSLSPDLRASVRGAELTLPADLPLSELETRFADRLRADFDLSEVVVRIDERGRATASAAPPLSGVSKRVPEGKRAVSVETLVPTGVARGDEVTLLTPGERVTGTVVSVGEAAAGGDAPVPEATTEAVTDGGEEGDAPPAPARVVTATGGEGRLTVAVARPDARTLLGVETDPVVLVTARGTRREFELLSLLRRAGRRVRRLPVGEGVLDGVTLGSVGVREAYGVAVIAVRHGGTWRFVPHGDTSLEAGDEVLAVGTGGDLETFRGAIA is encoded by the coding sequence ATGGCATCGTTCCCGCTCGAACTCGTCTACGGTCTCTATCTCGGCCTGCTGACGGGCGTCATCCCCGCCCTCGTCTCGTGGGTGCTGGGGTTCGTCGTCCGCTACCTCACGGGGGTGACCATCCCCGGGTTCGGCGTGGTCGTCCTCGGCCTCGCCATCGCGGGCGTCAATGGCGGGTTGCTCGCGCTCTCGGACCCGACGGTCATCGGGTCGGTCGGCACGGGCGTCCCCGTCATCGTCGGCATCGTCGTCATCGTGATGATGTCGCTGTACGCCCACGCGAAGGGCGACGCGATGGGGGCGTCGTTCCCCAAGCGCGTCTCGCTTCGCTCGATTCGCGAGCGCACCCTCTCTGCGGACGTCGTGGACCTCGTCGGCGGTCGCGGCGAGGTGACCGTCCGCGTCACGGGCGACGTCGGCGACATCGAGGGCTACCCGTCGCTCTCGCCCGACCTGCGGGCCTCGGTCCGGGGGGCGGAACTCACCCTCCCCGCCGACCTCCCGCTCTCGGAACTGGAGACGCGCTTCGCCGACCGACTGCGCGCCGACTTCGACCTCTCGGAGGTGGTCGTTCGCATCGACGAGCGCGGGCGGGCCACCGCCAGCGCCGCCCCGCCGCTCTCCGGCGTCTCGAAGCGCGTCCCGGAGGGAAAGCGGGCCGTCTCGGTCGAGACGCTCGTCCCCACCGGGGTGGCCCGGGGGGACGAGGTCACGCTCCTCACCCCGGGAGAGCGCGTCACCGGGACCGTCGTGAGCGTCGGGGAGGCCGCCGCCGGGGGTGACGCACCGGTCCCCGAGGCCACGACCGAGGCGGTCACCGATGGCGGCGAGGAGGGCGACGCGCCGCCCGCCCCCGCCCGCGTCGTCACGGCGACGGGCGGGGAGGGCCGACTCACCGTCGCCGTCGCCCGCCCCGACGCCCGCACCCTGCTCGGCGTCGAGACCGACCCCGTGGTCCTCGTGACTGCCCGCGGCACCCGTCGGGAGTTCGAACTGCTCTCGCTCCTACGGCGGGCGGGCCGACGCGTCAGGCGACTCCCCGTCGGCGAGGGGGTCCTCGACGGCGTGACGCTCGGGAGCGTCGGGGTCCGCGAGGCCTACGGCGTGGCCGTCATCGCGGTCCGCCACGGGGGGACCTGGCGGTTCGTCCCGCACGGCGACACCAGCCTTGAGGCCGGCGACGAGGTGCTGGCGGTCGGGACGGGCGGCGACCTCGAGACGTTCCGGGGGGCCATCGCGTGA
- a CDS encoding NAD-binding protein → MAHRGGRRQSTGGGDRPRLLRARVAVLLTALVALLSFATGVVNIAATGFDLPGPLAGVVPQSIQQTAGFTGTMTGFLMLVGAYALRQGLRTGWYMTVVLLPVTAIQGVLQASQFSLPLVVLSLVSFPAVLANRRVFTRETQLTTGQLAALGALVGSLVYGTAGSWVLREEFPEGAITNPIDALWYAVVTASTVGYGDVTPTSPVGRLFGLSYLIVGTASFAIALGTLLGPAIEARFEKALGTMSDTDIDLLENHVIVVGFGDLTEPILEELGADSVDTVIVTRSTDRAVELRDRGFEVFTGDPSDEEPLRRVGIERARALVAATDDDAQDALAILTARELNPDIRIVAGATDRENTKKLRRAGADSVISPAVIGGHLLVRSALGDGEMEDLADRLLSEDDGGDPRE, encoded by the coding sequence ATGGCACACCGGGGAGGACGACGACAGTCGACCGGGGGTGGCGACCGGCCACGCCTCCTGCGTGCGCGCGTCGCCGTCCTCCTGACCGCCCTCGTCGCCCTGCTCTCGTTCGCGACGGGCGTCGTCAACATCGCGGCGACGGGCTTCGACCTGCCGGGTCCGCTGGCGGGTGTCGTCCCCCAGTCCATCCAGCAGACCGCGGGGTTCACCGGGACGATGACGGGCTTCCTGATGCTCGTCGGCGCGTACGCGCTCCGGCAGGGGCTGCGAACCGGGTGGTACATGACGGTCGTACTGCTGCCGGTGACGGCGATACAGGGCGTCCTGCAGGCGAGTCAGTTCTCGCTCCCGCTGGTCGTCCTCTCGCTGGTGAGCTTTCCGGCCGTCCTCGCCAACCGCCGCGTGTTCACCCGGGAGACGCAGTTGACGACGGGGCAACTCGCCGCGCTGGGGGCACTCGTCGGCAGCCTCGTCTACGGTACCGCCGGGTCGTGGGTCCTGCGCGAGGAGTTCCCGGAGGGGGCCATCACGAACCCCATCGACGCCCTCTGGTACGCCGTCGTCACCGCGAGCACCGTCGGCTACGGGGACGTGACGCCAACCAGCCCCGTCGGACGGCTGTTCGGCCTCAGTTACCTCATCGTCGGGACGGCGAGTTTCGCCATCGCACTGGGGACGCTGCTCGGCCCGGCCATCGAAGCGCGCTTCGAGAAAGCACTCGGAACCATGAGCGACACAGATATCGACCTCCTCGAGAACCACGTCATCGTCGTCGGCTTCGGTGACCTGACCGAACCGATACTGGAAGAACTCGGTGCCGACTCCGTCGACACCGTCATCGTCACCCGGTCGACGGACCGCGCGGTCGAACTTCGCGATCGCGGCTTCGAGGTGTTCACGGGCGACCCGAGCGACGAGGAACCCCTCAGACGCGTCGGCATCGAACGCGCCCGGGCGCTCGTCGCGGCCACCGACGACGACGCACAGGACGCACTCGCCATCCTCACCGCCCGCGAACTCAACCCGGACATCCGCATCGTCGCGGGCGCGACCGACCGCGAGAACACCAAGAAACTCCGGCGGGCGGGGGCGGACTCCGTCATCAGCCCCGCGGTCATCGGCGGGCACCTCCTCGTCCGGAGCGCGCTGGGCGACGGGGAGATGGAGGACCTCGCCGACCGCCTCCTGAGCGAGGACGACGGGGGCGACCCGAGAGAGTGA
- a CDS encoding potassium transporter TrkA, with the protein MSVLQSTPLAETLLVQGVRVLGIALLSGATAGVVGVLHRGYARSRIPEGLAVLAGVSAVALVLNTSAVLEGVINEPGAGTPEAGAMLANVVTFLAAGLAASAGGRAGDGVGHSLFSEGPDVRRIVDTVGRQVTVTLPETLATIEDHDPIPPETNERLAGASLSFPRRLTVEELHDRLVARLKTDYGVGYVDLELADDGTVEYLAVGGRVAGLGPTLPPGTTAVAVRADPAGTASPGDLVQVWDEGPELVTTAELRGVAGDVVTLAVDEGDATDLSHTTTYRLLTLPSQARNDREFAALFRAAEETMAVVTVAEGSALDGMAVGALSPTVVAIRVDGASSVEPTPSRTRTLAAGETLYVIGRPAVLRRLEAAAAGDGTPPTVEPTPGD; encoded by the coding sequence GTGAGCGTCCTCCAGTCCACCCCGCTGGCCGAGACGCTGCTGGTCCAGGGGGTGCGCGTCCTCGGCATCGCGCTGCTCTCGGGAGCCACCGCGGGCGTCGTCGGCGTCCTCCACCGGGGGTACGCCCGCTCGCGCATCCCCGAGGGGCTCGCGGTCCTCGCGGGCGTGAGCGCCGTCGCCCTCGTCTTGAACACCAGCGCGGTCCTCGAGGGCGTCATCAACGAACCGGGCGCCGGAACGCCCGAAGCGGGGGCGATGCTCGCGAACGTCGTCACCTTCCTCGCCGCCGGACTGGCCGCGAGCGCCGGTGGCCGCGCGGGCGACGGCGTCGGCCACTCGCTGTTCTCGGAGGGGCCGGACGTCCGCCGCATCGTCGACACCGTGGGTCGGCAGGTGACGGTGACGCTCCCCGAGACCCTCGCGACCATCGAGGACCACGACCCCATCCCGCCGGAGACGAACGAGCGACTCGCGGGCGCGTCGCTGTCGTTCCCCCGGCGACTGACCGTCGAGGAACTCCACGACCGACTCGTCGCCCGCCTGAAGACGGACTACGGCGTGGGCTACGTCGACCTCGAACTGGCGGACGACGGGACGGTGGAGTACCTCGCCGTCGGCGGGCGGGTGGCGGGCCTCGGCCCGACGCTCCCGCCGGGGACGACGGCCGTCGCGGTCCGGGCCGACCCCGCGGGGACCGCCAGTCCGGGCGACCTCGTGCAGGTGTGGGACGAGGGGCCGGAACTCGTCACCACCGCCGAACTCCGCGGCGTCGCGGGGGACGTGGTGACGCTCGCCGTCGACGAGGGCGACGCGACCGACCTGTCGCACACGACGACCTACCGACTGCTGACGCTCCCCTCGCAGGCGCGCAACGACCGCGAGTTCGCCGCGCTCTTCCGCGCCGCCGAGGAGACGATGGCCGTCGTCACGGTCGCCGAGGGGAGCGCCCTCGACGGGATGGCGGTCGGGGCGCTCTCCCCCACCGTCGTCGCCATCCGGGTCGACGGCGCGTCGTCGGTCGAACCGACGCCGTCGCGCACCCGGACGCTCGCGGCGGGCGAGACGCTGTACGTCATCGGCCGCCCCGCCGTCCTCCGACGACTGGAGGCGGCGGCCGCCGGCGACGGCACCCCGCCCACGGTGGAACCGACGCCCGGCGACTGA
- a CDS encoding nucleoside phosphorylase, producing the protein MAKQPHILAEEGDVNDIALIPGDPGRVDRIAKHCDDVETVAENREYKLVNATFEGRDLTICSTGIGCPSAAIAVEELSRVGVETFIRVGTTGALQSDIDIGDMVVATGAAKNEGTSKRYEAVEYPAVPDFDVLTQLVESAEENGEDVHVGPIASDDAYYAETDAYVEDWEDAGILSVEMEAATVFTLARRKGLRAGAICTVDGNLVEGTQKGETEDEELPEKARDNVERAIRIALTATTHL; encoded by the coding sequence ATGGCCAAACAGCCCCACATCCTCGCCGAGGAGGGCGACGTGAACGACATCGCGCTCATCCCCGGCGACCCGGGCCGCGTCGACCGCATCGCGAAGCACTGTGACGACGTCGAGACGGTCGCGGAGAACCGCGAGTACAAACTCGTCAACGCCACCTTCGAGGGCCGCGACCTCACCATCTGCTCGACGGGTATCGGCTGTCCCTCCGCCGCCATCGCCGTCGAGGAACTCTCGCGCGTCGGCGTCGAGACGTTCATCCGCGTCGGTACGACGGGCGCGCTCCAGTCGGACATCGACATCGGCGACATGGTCGTCGCGACGGGCGCGGCGAAGAACGAGGGCACCTCGAAGCGCTACGAGGCCGTCGAGTACCCCGCCGTCCCGGACTTCGACGTGCTCACGCAACTGGTCGAGAGCGCGGAGGAGAATGGAGAAGACGTGCACGTCGGCCCCATCGCCTCCGACGACGCCTACTACGCCGAGACGGACGCCTACGTCGAGGACTGGGAGGACGCGGGCATCCTCTCGGTGGAGATGGAGGCCGCCACCGTGTTCACCCTCGCCCGGCGCAAGGGCCTGCGCGCGGGGGCCATCTGTACGGTGGACGGGAACCTCGTCGAGGGGACCCAGAAGGGCGAGACGGAAGACGAGGAACTCCCCGAGAAGGCCCGCGACAACGTCGAGCGCGCCATCCGCATCGCGCTGACCGCAACGACCCACCTGTAG